Proteins encoded in a region of the Acidimicrobiales bacterium genome:
- a CDS encoding type III pantothenate kinase, producing MLLAIDVGNTQTVVGMFGPASADAPPSADGELLHHWRIATESERTADEYALLVTHLLDLNDLDVADTVTGVALSSGVPRVTASLREMFNRWYPVPVVVVEPGTRTGMPIMIDNPKEVGADRIANAVAAFDLYGGPAIVVDLGTATTFDAISERGEYLGGAIAPGVEISLDALFERAAALRRVELVEAPRHLIGKSTVEALQSGAVYGCAAMVDGMCRRLEDELGPSTVVATGGLADLICRVCTSVQHHEPWLTLHGLRLVFERNVAPR from the coding sequence GTGCTGCTCGCCATCGACGTCGGCAACACGCAGACGGTCGTCGGTATGTTCGGACCGGCCTCCGCCGACGCGCCGCCGAGCGCTGACGGAGAGCTGCTCCACCACTGGCGCATCGCGACCGAGTCCGAACGCACAGCCGACGAGTACGCCCTCCTCGTGACGCACCTGCTCGACCTCAACGACCTCGATGTCGCCGACACTGTCACCGGGGTGGCCCTGTCGTCGGGCGTGCCCAGGGTCACCGCCTCTCTGCGCGAGATGTTCAACCGTTGGTACCCGGTGCCCGTTGTCGTGGTCGAGCCCGGGACGCGCACGGGAATGCCCATCATGATCGACAACCCGAAGGAGGTGGGCGCCGACCGGATCGCCAACGCGGTGGCCGCTTTCGACCTGTATGGAGGCCCGGCCATCGTGGTGGACCTGGGGACGGCTACCACCTTCGACGCCATCTCGGAGCGCGGCGAGTACCTCGGCGGGGCCATCGCGCCGGGCGTCGAGATCAGCCTCGACGCACTGTTCGAGCGTGCGGCCGCGCTGCGCCGCGTCGAGCTGGTGGAAGCCCCTCGGCACCTCATCGGGAAGAGCACGGTGGAGGCGCTCCAGTCCGGTGCCGTCTATGGCTGCGCGGCGATGGTGGACGGCATGTGCCGGCGGCTGGAGGACGAGCTCGGCCCGTCGACGGTCGTGGCCACGGGAGGGTTGGCCGATCTGATCTGCCGGGTGTGCACAAGCGTGCAGCACCACGAGCCATGGCTTACGCTCCACGGGCTGCGGCTCGTCTTCGAGCGCAACGTGGCCCCGCGGTAG
- the lysS gene encoding lysine--tRNA ligase: protein MPDVPYRFERTDEAARLQTAFAELGVGEETGVSVSVAGRLMLIRPQGKLTFAELRDSSGAVQLFAGSGFTERYDAFSRLSLGDWVGATGEVVRTRRGELSVKLRDWELLAEARRGFGDKWRGIADPEVRYRQRYVDLWANDSTRKVFGLRSRTVSFVRAWLEERGFVEVETPVLHPVPGGADARPFVTHHNALDMDLYLRVATELYLKRLVVGGMERVFELGRVFRNEGLSRRHNPEFTLLELYQAYADYTDMMELVEDLVSSLARELVGTTSLTYGGRPIDLAPPWRRATMTELVEEHASVAVDVGMSVPELRAIAAAHDVPVTPSWGPGKLVLEIYEKTTEAELWGPVFVCDYPKEVSPLARDHRTRPGLVERFEPIVAGRELGNAFSELVDPDEQRARFEEQAARRAAGDTDATMVVDEDYLRALEYGLPPTAGLGIGIDRLVMLLGDVANIRDVIAFPTLRPETAGGGAGAPAVPEEGGDGAPPGSAKPQQ, encoded by the coding sequence ATGCCCGACGTCCCCTACCGTTTCGAGCGCACCGACGAGGCGGCCCGCCTGCAGACGGCGTTCGCCGAGCTGGGTGTCGGCGAGGAGACCGGCGTGTCGGTCTCCGTGGCCGGGCGGCTCATGCTCATCAGGCCCCAGGGCAAGCTGACCTTCGCCGAGCTGCGGGACTCGAGCGGGGCCGTTCAGCTCTTCGCGGGGAGCGGCTTCACCGAGCGCTACGACGCCTTCTCCCGGCTCTCGCTGGGTGATTGGGTGGGAGCGACCGGCGAGGTCGTCCGGACGCGCCGGGGCGAGTTGTCCGTGAAGTTGCGCGACTGGGAGCTGCTGGCCGAGGCCCGGCGGGGCTTCGGCGACAAGTGGCGGGGCATCGCCGACCCCGAAGTCCGCTATCGCCAGCGCTACGTGGACCTGTGGGCGAACGACTCGACACGCAAGGTCTTCGGCCTGCGCAGCCGCACGGTCAGCTTCGTCCGAGCATGGTTGGAGGAGCGCGGCTTCGTGGAGGTCGAGACGCCCGTGCTGCACCCGGTGCCGGGAGGCGCGGACGCCCGTCCCTTCGTCACCCACCACAACGCCCTCGACATGGATCTCTACCTTCGAGTCGCCACTGAGCTGTACCTCAAGCGACTGGTCGTCGGGGGCATGGAACGCGTCTTCGAGCTCGGGCGCGTCTTCCGCAACGAGGGTCTCTCGCGCCGCCACAACCCCGAGTTCACGCTGCTCGAGCTCTACCAGGCCTACGCCGACTACACCGACATGATGGAGCTCGTCGAGGACCTGGTCTCGAGCCTGGCCCGCGAGCTCGTGGGGACCACCTCGCTCACCTATGGAGGCCGCCCCATCGACCTGGCCCCGCCCTGGCGGCGGGCCACCATGACCGAGCTGGTCGAGGAGCACGCCAGCGTCGCGGTCGACGTCGGCATGTCCGTGCCGGAGCTGCGCGCCATCGCCGCAGCGCACGACGTGCCCGTGACTCCCTCGTGGGGACCGGGCAAGCTCGTGCTCGAGATCTACGAGAAGACCACCGAGGCCGAGCTCTGGGGTCCCGTGTTCGTGTGCGACTACCCGAAAGAGGTGTCGCCCCTCGCGCGCGACCACCGCACCCGGCCCGGGCTGGTCGAGCGCTTCGAGCCCATCGTCGCCGGCCGGGAGCTTGGCAACGCCTTCTCGGAGCTGGTGGACCCCGACGAGCAGCGGGCCCGCTTCGAGGAGCAGGCGGCCCGGCGGGCGGCGGGGGACACGGACGCCACAATGGTGGTCGACGAGGACTACCTGCGGGCGCTCGAGTACGGCTTGCCGCCGACGGCCGGCCTCGGGATCGGGATCGACCGCCTCGTGATGCTCCTTGGCGACGTTGCCAACATCCGCGACGTCATCGCCTTCCCGACGCTCAGGCCGGAGACGGCCGGCGGCGGGGCTGGGGCCCCCGCCGTTCCGGAGGAGGGCGGGGACGGGGCCCCGCCCGGGTCGGCGAAGCCGCAGCAATAG